The stretch of DNA CGGGGTCTTTGTCGCCTTGCAAACCTATGTGCTAGCAGTGTTTGAACAACGCTTTCTCGGCCGCATCACAGCCGAAATCACCATGCGTATGACACACTCAGATACCACACAGTTTGATCGAATGAACCCTGACGATCTGACCAACCGGTTTTTTGAAATTGATATCATCCAAAAGAGCCTACCACTACTGCTGTCAGGCGGCATCACCTTGGCACTGCAAACCTTGATTGGCTATGTTGTTGTTTCGTTCTATCACCCCCTGTTTCTCGCTTTCAGCATTGTTCATATCCTGCTTATGTACCTAGTCTGGCGCACTGCGGACAGGGGAGCAGTACGAACCGTGCTCGAATTATCAAAAGCCAAGTACGACACCGCAAACTGGCTTGAGCTGCTGGTACGGCATCATCGTGACTTCAAATCCAGACGTGGCATCCGCTTCGCGGCCGATCAATCAGATAGTGTGACCAAGAATTATATCGATGCACACAGAGCCCATTTTCGCTATACCTATGCTCAGACTATTGGCTTTCTGGCCCTCTACTCCCTGGCTAGCGCCGCACTACTCGGAATAGGCGGTTGGCTGGTCATTCTGAACCAGCTCACGCTGGGGCAGCTAATCGCCGCTGAACTCATTCTTGCTGCCATCTTTTACGGTCTCTCACGTTTCAGCTATTACCTTGGACTGTATTATCATCTGTATGCGGCGCTCTATAAGCTCTCCGGCTTTTTTCAACTAACACTTGAAGACTTTTCACGTCATTGCTCTATCAAACAGTGGTCTCCAGCAGTACAGTTTCAAAACGCCGAGGTAACATTTCCGGCCAAGAAATACTTGATCACTGCCGAGTTTTCCGTCGGCAGCAGCACACTCGTTGCACCAGAAAGCGTTGGCTTGTCTGATGTATTTGTTGATCTAATCACACGTATGCGCATTCCTGAACGCGGCCATATTTTGCTTGACGGCAATGACCTCAGCGATTTCAACGTACACGATCTAAGAGAGGAAATTTTTATCATCTCAGGCAGCCACGTCTATGAGCGATCCATCGCCGAGTTTCTGCGTTTCGCTAACCCCGACCTCAGTCTTGCCTCCATGCGTGAACTGCTCGATATCGTTAGCCTGAATCCAGTCATCAATAATCTCGATGGAAAACTCGACACCATTCTGGCAACCAGCGGCTTTCCGCTAACGCATGCAGAGGTGATTCGACTAAAAATCGCCCGTGCACTTGCCGCAAAACCGCGCCTACTGGTATTTTCCAGTGATTGCGATACCCTGCAGCCAAAGCATCGTCAACGCATCCTGGATTATATTGCCAGTTTAGGGAACACTACTTTTATTTATTTGTCACACCGATTAGATCTTGAAGGTTTCGATCATTACATGGCGCTGGACTCCGGCCATACCATGGCATTCGTAACTCTCACCGAGCTGCTTAACTACACAAGAAAAAAACATGCCAGCGCCTTTGCGAAATCTGATGTAACGAGAACCCTAATCGATGGCTGATAAACATAAATCGACGCCAACCATTACAGCCTTAGCAGAATTTGCCGACAAGGAATACCTTGATCGCTTTGTAACAACATGGAAACTCAAAATACCGAAACCG from Gammaproteobacteria bacterium encodes:
- a CDS encoding ABC transporter ATP-binding protein codes for the protein MSVNNQPSFGFFQLVRLVLRGERQFYWVAIAYGIAISLLTLALPISVQVLIETIANTSLIRSVISLSITLFILLALSGVFVALQTYVLAVFEQRFLGRITAEITMRMTHSDTTQFDRMNPDDLTNRFFEIDIIQKSLPLLLSGGITLALQTLIGYVVVSFYHPLFLAFSIVHILLMYLVWRTADRGAVRTVLELSKAKYDTANWLELLVRHHRDFKSRRGIRFAADQSDSVTKNYIDAHRAHFRYTYAQTIGFLALYSLASAALLGIGGWLVILNQLTLGQLIAAELILAAIFYGLSRFSYYLGLYYHLYAALYKLSGFFQLTLEDFSRHCSIKQWSPAVQFQNAEVTFPAKKYLITAEFSVGSSTLVAPESVGLSDVFVDLITRMRIPERGHILLDGNDLSDFNVHDLREEIFIISGSHVYERSIAEFLRFANPDLSLASMRELLDIVSLNPVINNLDGKLDTILATSGFPLTHAEVIRLKIARALAAKPRLLVFSSDCDTLQPKHRQRILDYIASLGNTTFIYLSHRLDLEGFDHYMALDSGHTMAFVTLTELLNYTRKKHASAFAKSDVTRTLIDG